A single window of Thalassomonas viridans DNA harbors:
- a CDS encoding efflux RND transporter periplasmic adaptor subunit, with protein MKLKSIVAAMLVGQLTLGTAVISQGAWAQSKPEAAEEAVEKGLNKGRMLRDGDFAIELAIFEDGVPPEFRIFATKGGKKIAPQDVEVNVKLTRLGDVIDDINFFTENSYLRGDMEIYEPHSFIVTLTAGHGGKSYSWSYDNFEGRTAISNEMAQVMGIETETAASQVFNETLKVFGELKLAPNAIRHISARYPGEVKKLAAVLGQRVKKGQMLFTIESNESLQTYPVYAPVSGVVTAQDIGVGEQTNGRTLLTITDTSKLIAELGVFPMDKAKVKLGAQVKVFIPGSEQVLRTQLFDALFALNPQQAKIFRAEIDNQSGALSVGQFVSAEISLASYQVPLAVKSSGLQAFRDFTVVYAKVGQEYEVRMLELGREAGPWVEVLGGLPQGTEYVAGNSYLIKADIDKSGASHDH; from the coding sequence ATGAAATTAAAATCAATAGTGGCCGCTATGCTTGTCGGTCAATTAACCTTAGGCACAGCCGTGATCAGCCAGGGCGCCTGGGCCCAGTCTAAGCCAGAGGCGGCAGAAGAAGCCGTTGAAAAAGGGCTGAACAAGGGCCGTATGCTGCGCGACGGTGACTTTGCCATTGAACTGGCGATTTTTGAAGACGGCGTTCCTCCCGAGTTCAGGATTTTCGCAACTAAAGGAGGCAAGAAAATAGCCCCGCAAGATGTTGAGGTAAACGTGAAGTTAACCCGGCTGGGGGATGTGATAGACGACATTAATTTCTTTACCGAAAATAGTTACCTGCGCGGCGATATGGAAATCTATGAGCCGCACTCTTTTATTGTCACTTTAACCGCCGGCCATGGCGGAAAAAGCTATTCATGGTCTTACGACAACTTTGAAGGCCGCACCGCCATCAGCAATGAAATGGCGCAGGTGATGGGCATAGAAACGGAAACGGCCGCCAGCCAGGTATTCAACGAAACATTAAAAGTTTTCGGTGAGCTTAAACTGGCTCCCAATGCCATCCGCCATATCAGTGCCCGTTATCCGGGGGAAGTGAAAAAACTGGCGGCGGTATTGGGGCAGCGGGTTAAAAAAGGCCAGATGCTGTTCACCATAGAAAGCAACGAGAGCCTGCAAACCTATCCCGTGTATGCGCCGGTAAGCGGCGTGGTAACGGCGCAGGATATTGGTGTAGGTGAACAGACCAATGGCAGGACCTTATTGACCATCACAGATACCAGCAAGCTGATTGCCGAGCTTGGTGTTTTTCCTATGGATAAGGCCAAGGTCAAACTGGGGGCTCAGGTAAAAGTGTTTATTCCCGGCAGCGAGCAGGTGCTCCGTACGCAATTGTTTGATGCCCTGTTTGCCCTTAATCCGCAGCAGGCGAAGATTTTCCGGGCCGAAATTGATAATCAAAGCGGCGCGCTCAGCGTCGGCCAGTTTGTCAGTGCCGAAATTTCCCTGGCCAGCTACCAGGTGCCGCTGGCGGTAAAGTCCAGCGGACTGCAGGCGTTCAGGGATTTTACCGTGGTTTATGCCAAAGTCGGACAGGAATATGAGGTCAGGATGCTGGAACTTGGCCGGGAAGCGGGCCCCTGGGTGGAAGTACTGGGGGGCTTGCCTCAAGGCACCGAATATGTGGCCGGCAACAGTTACCTTATCAAAGCCGATATCGACAAATCGGGCGCCTCGCACGATCACTAA
- a CDS encoding TolC family protein, translating to MPIGSYIRKKPTDNRFKTKVKLILLGLVAVSSGTFAQTSLSLNDAINLTLARHPELKKYAYRDEAAKNMVLQAGAPTPASLNLDVEDVMGTGNYAGLSGMQTTLSISWLLEEDIIKSRVKVAGEKVQSSELARQAQVLDVAAETAGIFITLLAQKEQLKLARLAQAQAEKMLDNIRTRVKAGQSNLVDQLRAKAALSQKALVVEDLSHEIKASRAQLAAQWNGDADFQINGSLTNIPAVEDLELAYEKLKAHPKLKAFATQQRIARSEIALAKADEKPAWRINTGFRRNEQLDDFAFTAGISIPFGGENRNRGKILALQAQQEEQQAQADAWYQQVSTRLLLLTHKLGHNRHVIDALGAETIPSLELASQKAGQAYRSGSYSYTDWYAVQQELLAAQTELIAAYADIHLNTIELERLTGASVANNANSASNVN from the coding sequence ATGCCCATTGGTAGCTACATAAGAAAAAAACCGACTGATAATCGGTTTAAAACTAAGGTGAAACTTATCCTGCTGGGGCTGGTTGCTGTCTCATCCGGGACTTTCGCCCAAACAAGTTTGTCATTGAATGACGCCATCAACCTGACCCTGGCCCGGCATCCCGAGCTGAAAAAATATGCTTACCGGGACGAGGCGGCAAAAAACATGGTTTTGCAGGCAGGGGCCCCAACGCCCGCAAGCCTTAACCTGGATGTCGAAGATGTGATGGGCACAGGCAATTATGCCGGTTTATCCGGCATGCAAACGACGCTGAGCATTTCCTGGCTGCTGGAAGAGGACATCATAAAGTCGCGGGTCAAGGTGGCCGGTGAAAAAGTCCAGAGCAGCGAGCTGGCGCGGCAGGCGCAGGTCCTGGATGTAGCCGCCGAAACCGCCGGCATTTTTATCACCTTGCTGGCTCAAAAAGAGCAATTGAAACTGGCGAGACTGGCGCAGGCACAGGCAGAAAAAATGCTGGATAACATCCGCACCAGGGTGAAGGCGGGTCAGTCGAACCTGGTGGACCAGCTGCGGGCAAAAGCGGCGCTTTCACAAAAAGCATTGGTGGTGGAAGACCTGAGCCATGAGATCAAAGCGAGCCGGGCCCAGTTGGCAGCCCAGTGGAACGGGGATGCGGATTTTCAGATAAACGGCAGCCTGACGAACATTCCAGCGGTTGAAGACCTGGAACTGGCTTATGAGAAGCTTAAGGCACACCCGAAATTGAAAGCTTTTGCCACACAGCAGCGTATTGCCCGCTCGGAAATCGCCTTAGCCAAAGCCGACGAAAAGCCGGCCTGGAGGATCAATACCGGCTTTAGGCGCAACGAGCAATTAGATGATTTTGCCTTTACCGCCGGCATCTCCATTCCTTTTGGCGGTGAAAACCGCAACCGGGGAAAAATCCTGGCATTGCAGGCACAGCAGGAAGAACAACAGGCACAAGCCGATGCCTGGTATCAGCAGGTATCAACCCGTTTATTGCTGTTAACCCATAAGCTCGGACATAACCGCCATGTGATAGATGCACTGGGGGCTGAAACCATACCCAGCCTGGAGCTGGCGAGCCAAAAGGCAGGGCAGGCTTACCGGAGCGGCAGCTATAGCTACACCGACTGGTACGCAGTACAGCAGGAGCTGCTTGCGGCCCAGACCGAGCTGATAGCCGCCTATGCCGATATCCATTTAAACACCATTGAACTGGAGCGCTTAACCGGCGCGTCCGTTGCGAACAATGCCAATAGCGCAAGTAATGTAAATTAA
- a CDS encoding M56 family metallopeptidase yields MIEGALAVWLNTFAIAVITFFIANLGVSLAVSVLGQRFLGMEVQPRKAILWLLVVTPWCASLLVSAYFLYKFSSPDPFTWNQAYAHWHHMDVYAVFSWHSITLLLAILGIGYVLIRKVALLLKHKNELSVLSAFAREIDDKVYEIELPQACAFTSGFWTKRCYITTGMLEATTAQEQAIILGHEKAHAKSNDPLKKWLFSILAAFFIPSLAARLKLHMTLAMEQAADNAVLSEHISSTLVAGTLVKVARLNAGTVPLVNNELVANFGADVLEQRVYFLLGQLNLKPVNKLLTLVFIILIIGISLSGIDSIHHLMETVFSH; encoded by the coding sequence ATGATTGAAGGGGCACTCGCTGTTTGGCTCAATACGTTTGCTATTGCAGTAATCACGTTTTTTATTGCCAACTTAGGCGTATCCCTGGCGGTTTCGGTTTTAGGGCAGCGCTTCCTTGGTATGGAAGTGCAGCCGCGTAAAGCCATTTTATGGCTGCTGGTGGTCACACCCTGGTGTGCCTCTTTGCTGGTCTCAGCTTATTTCTTATATAAATTCAGCAGTCCGGATCCTTTTACCTGGAACCAGGCGTACGCCCATTGGCACCATATGGATGTTTATGCTGTTTTTAGCTGGCACAGCATCACCTTGCTGCTGGCCATACTCGGCATTGGCTATGTGCTGATCCGAAAAGTGGCCCTCCTGCTCAAACATAAAAATGAGCTGTCGGTTTTATCCGCCTTTGCCAGGGAAATCGATGACAAGGTTTATGAAATAGAGCTGCCGCAAGCGTGCGCCTTTACCAGCGGCTTTTGGACCAAACGCTGTTATATCACCACGGGTATGCTGGAAGCGACCACGGCGCAGGAACAGGCCATTATCCTGGGGCATGAAAAGGCGCATGCGAAAAGCAATGACCCCCTGAAAAAGTGGCTGTTCAGTATCCTGGCGGCATTTTTTATTCCGTCGCTGGCGGCGAGGTTAAAGCTCCATATGACATTGGCGATGGAGCAGGCGGCAGATAATGCGGTGTTAAGCGAGCATATTTCATCCACCCTGGTTGCAGGCACTCTGGTAAAAGTGGCCCGGTTAAATGCCGGCACAGTGCCGCTGGTGAACAACGAGCTGGTGGCTAATTTTGGCGCCGACGTGTTAGAGCAGCGGGTGTATTTTCTGTTGGGTCAGCTGAATTTAAAACCGGTAAACAAGCTGCTGACCCTGGTATTTATTATTTTGATTATAGGTATTTCTTTATCTGGTATCGACAGTATCCATCACCTGATGGAAACCGTGTTTAGTCATTAA
- a CDS encoding BlaI/MecI/CopY family transcriptional regulator has translation MKLGELEKLVLQYLWQNDSADVKQVFGHFEKVRGGSLNTIQSTLDRLYKKDLLTRHKEGHAFVYQAKVERHELIGQLIKSVTSDFITEDDSSLVAAFSSISKEFNEEQLLKLESLIEQQRLKLERESK, from the coding sequence ATGAAACTTGGCGAACTGGAAAAACTGGTGCTGCAATATCTTTGGCAAAACGACTCTGCCGATGTCAAGCAGGTGTTTGGCCATTTCGAAAAAGTCAGGGGCGGCAGTTTAAATACCATCCAAAGCACCCTGGATCGCTTGTATAAGAAAGATTTATTGACGCGCCATAAAGAGGGGCATGCCTTTGTGTACCAGGCGAAAGTCGAAAGGCATGAACTTATCGGCCAGTTGATCAAGTCGGTAACCAGCGATTTTATCACCGAAGACGACAGCAGTTTAGTGGCGGCTTTTTCGTCTATCTCAAAAGAGTTTAATGAAGAGCAATTGCTGAAACTGGAGAGCCTGATAGAACAACAGCGCCTGAAGCTGGAGCGGGAAAGCAAATAA
- a CDS encoding PEP-CTERM sorting domain-containing protein, with translation MKKIMKFIVLVLSFNLWVNLTWACGHPPPPPPVPDPPPPKVWMIDHGIDPVTGMSNMWFGVEIDPVLFPITEPTVCTCGIGLGGANLPFVPSLNVTSAMLAVTNMDTHEVERVDGFDFTPDSGIAGDAAANALIPDQQWSGFSALVTNFVQPILEENEVLKLWFNLEIHPDDLEALDGATTGQLLGFNIGGSPDDPEHLPQQFIGKKVPEPASALLLALGLALFGAGRSRRLSQ, from the coding sequence ATGAAAAAGATAATGAAATTTATTGTTTTGGTTTTATCTTTTAACCTTTGGGTAAACCTCACCTGGGCCTGTGGCCATCCGCCCCCGCCACCTCCGGTACCGGATCCCCCGCCTCCTAAAGTCTGGATGATAGATCACGGCATCGACCCGGTAACGGGGATGAGCAATATGTGGTTTGGCGTTGAAATCGACCCGGTACTCTTTCCCATTACCGAGCCTACGGTATGTACCTGCGGCATAGGTCTTGGCGGAGCAAACCTGCCCTTTGTTCCATCCCTTAATGTAACCAGCGCCATGCTTGCAGTCACCAATATGGATACACACGAAGTTGAACGTGTCGACGGTTTCGATTTTACTCCCGATTCCGGCATCGCCGGTGATGCAGCAGCTAATGCCCTGATACCGGATCAGCAGTGGAGCGGGTTTTCAGCCTTAGTGACAAATTTCGTCCAGCCCATTTTAGAGGAAAACGAAGTTTTAAAACTGTGGTTTAATCTTGAGATCCACCCGGACGACCTCGAAGCCTTAGATGGCGCAACAACCGGGCAACTGCTCGGCTTTAACATAGGCGGCTCACCCGACGATCCTGAGCATCTGCCTCAGCAATTTATCGGAAAAAAAGTTCCTGAACCGGCTTCAGCCCTGCTGTTAGCCCTGGGACTTGCCTTGTTTGGTGCAGGCCGGAGCAGGCGTCTCAGCCAATAA
- a CDS encoding tetratricopeptide repeat protein — MTKKCNFTHYESNLQLAVLKKCLLVSLIIFVLLMLAVFKASATVIEVLPKLEQMIENQQVAQNTNNQVQLGPVVELITDKQYQAAIGLLQQLQQQSPGNKTLCYLLALSYVGQENWQKADSTSQDCIKIDSKWPVIYSLRGPILSALGKKKEALQQYNFVIALTPKEPGGYLQRAKFLYANRKNDPQGLYRASSDIAKYLRLNGEAAAAYGLQGLIHLAFKQNEQAKPYLLKTIKAQPDNLTILSELLPLYYQENQTNQAQALLLASGKSLNKLDKEKFSQYKFLQAKHAIAANEDTKVETYFKAALKLKAEHLPARKAFIYWLDKQERLQETIPLAKQGLAFAPNDSYFTSYLAWALADKGTDLEQAQSWLDKAKKLAPENVFLSDTQAWLDVRQGNYRQALKHIQPSIHYAAQVPEIAYHLGVIHYNLGEKNKAIEYLQLSLKSQDSFNGRTQAQALLNTLSSS; from the coding sequence ATGACAAAAAAATGTAATTTTACCCATTATGAAAGTAACTTACAGTTAGCCGTTTTAAAAAAGTGCCTGCTGGTTTCACTGATCATATTTGTATTACTGATGCTTGCGGTATTTAAAGCCTCGGCAACCGTCATAGAAGTATTACCTAAGCTCGAACAAATGATCGAAAATCAGCAAGTGGCGCAAAATACTAATAACCAGGTACAGCTGGGGCCTGTTGTTGAGCTGATAACAGATAAGCAATACCAGGCAGCCATTGGTCTTTTGCAGCAACTGCAACAGCAATCTCCCGGGAATAAAACCCTTTGTTACCTGCTGGCCCTGTCCTATGTCGGCCAGGAAAACTGGCAAAAAGCCGACAGCACCAGCCAGGACTGCATAAAAATCGACAGCAAATGGCCGGTAATATACAGCTTAAGAGGCCCGATACTCTCGGCCCTAGGCAAAAAGAAAGAGGCCCTGCAACAGTACAACTTCGTCATTGCCCTAACCCCTAAAGAGCCGGGCGGTTATTTACAAAGAGCCAAGTTCCTTTATGCCAACAGAAAAAACGACCCGCAAGGCCTGTATAGGGCCAGCAGCGACATAGCTAAATATCTCCGGCTTAACGGCGAGGCCGCCGCTGCTTATGGCTTGCAGGGCTTAATACATTTAGCTTTCAAACAAAACGAACAGGCAAAACCCTATTTACTCAAAACCATAAAAGCCCAACCCGATAACCTGACAATATTAAGCGAACTCTTACCCCTGTATTACCAGGAAAACCAAACAAACCAGGCACAGGCGCTGCTTCTTGCCAGCGGTAAAAGCTTAAACAAACTGGATAAAGAAAAATTCAGCCAGTACAAATTTCTCCAGGCAAAACATGCCATAGCCGCCAATGAAGACACTAAGGTTGAAACTTATTTTAAGGCGGCCCTTAAACTCAAAGCGGAGCATTTGCCGGCGCGCAAAGCCTTTATCTACTGGCTGGACAAGCAGGAAAGATTACAGGAAACCATTCCCCTGGCTAAACAGGGTTTGGCTTTTGCCCCAAACGACAGTTACTTCACCTCATATCTGGCCTGGGCCCTGGCAGATAAAGGTACAGATTTAGAGCAGGCACAAAGCTGGTTAGACAAAGCCAAAAAATTAGCACCGGAGAATGTCTTTTTATCGGATACCCAGGCCTGGCTGGATGTACGCCAGGGCAATTACCGGCAAGCATTAAAGCATATTCAACCCAGTATCCATTACGCAGCACAAGTACCTGAAATAGCCTATCACCTGGGGGTTATCCACTATAACCTGGGAGAGAAAAACAAAGCGATTGAATATTTACAACTGTCATTGAAATCACAGGACTCATTCAACGGCCGTACCCAGGCTCAAGCCTTACTCAACACCTTAAGTAGCAGTTGA
- a CDS encoding xanthine dehydrogenase family protein molybdopterin-binding subunit — MSDIVNVSRRKFLQTTGAGAALVLGAQLIPAGLFAGGHRHHKLFQPNVFISIDTQGTVTLTCSRSEMGQGVRTGVPMLLAEELEADWQRVKIWQAPGDETKYDPPGKDGQNTDGSRSTRHAFDVMRELGAKARLMLEQAAAKKWQVPAHEVYAKNHRLYLKSSNKSLDFGAVAELAAELSVPEVTPKLKEPGQWTYIGKDLPVVDGFDMTTGKAVYGADIVLPGIKIAVVARPPVFRGKVKSFDATEALKVSGVEQVIEIPPLADDKPAAFRALGGIAVIGTNTWAVNEGRKKLNITWDNGPFAGFSSASYDQQMKKLARNQGNTIRHKGDADMAFRQASKVLEAEYFVPFLAHATMEPPAAIVNANTRPVKVWAPTQSPNETRQFVAETLGLKKTEVECRVTLLGGSFGRKSKIDFVCEAAYLSRALGKPVRVQWTREDDIQHGYYHAASAQLLRGVLDANGKVTAWYQNVVSPSLMALFNPAQKGMSELEAGLGLTDLPFSGVPNIKLQTGEIETPIRVGWYRSVNNIQHAFAINSFVDELAHESKRSTLALLLELIGNSSHMVLDEKEGVKKHWNYGDSVEDWPIMPNRLANVLQRVADKSGYGQTMKPGTGIGLACHRSFHSYVAVAVQAKVDKAGLTIPRVDIAIDCGRYVNGEGVKKQMEGAVVYGHTIARHGKITTAHGAVEQHNFYDYGLARMSDTPLNVHVHLVEDFVHLKPCGVGEPGVPPYAPALANAIFAATGVRHRSLPISL; from the coding sequence ATGTCCGATATCGTTAATGTCAGCCGCCGAAAATTTTTGCAAACCACCGGCGCCGGTGCTGCTCTTGTTTTGGGGGCCCAGCTGATCCCTGCGGGACTCTTTGCCGGAGGACACAGGCATCACAAACTTTTCCAGCCAAATGTTTTTATCAGCATAGATACTCAGGGTACTGTCACCTTAACCTGCAGTCGCTCTGAGATGGGCCAGGGGGTAAGAACTGGTGTGCCTATGCTGCTGGCGGAGGAGCTGGAAGCCGACTGGCAGAGGGTAAAAATCTGGCAGGCGCCGGGGGATGAAACTAAATATGATCCGCCGGGAAAAGACGGGCAAAACACCGACGGCTCCCGCAGCACCCGACACGCGTTTGACGTCATGCGTGAATTAGGCGCCAAAGCCAGGTTGATGCTGGAACAGGCTGCCGCTAAAAAATGGCAGGTGCCTGCCCATGAGGTTTATGCGAAAAACCACCGTCTGTACCTGAAATCTTCCAATAAATCGCTGGATTTCGGGGCCGTTGCCGAACTTGCCGCCGAACTGTCGGTACCTGAGGTCACGCCTAAATTGAAAGAGCCCGGCCAGTGGACCTATATAGGTAAAGACCTGCCTGTGGTTGACGGTTTTGATATGACCACGGGGAAAGCGGTTTACGGCGCCGATATTGTTTTACCGGGTATAAAAATCGCCGTGGTTGCCCGGCCGCCGGTTTTTCGGGGGAAAGTGAAATCTTTTGATGCCACCGAGGCGCTGAAAGTCAGCGGTGTCGAGCAGGTCATAGAAATTCCGCCGTTAGCCGATGATAAACCCGCAGCCTTTCGGGCGTTAGGGGGCATAGCGGTGATCGGCACCAATACCTGGGCGGTGAATGAAGGCCGGAAAAAACTTAATATCACCTGGGATAACGGGCCTTTTGCCGGCTTTTCATCCGCCAGTTACGATCAGCAAATGAAAAAACTTGCCCGCAACCAAGGCAATACCATCAGGCATAAAGGCGATGCCGATATGGCTTTCAGGCAGGCGAGCAAGGTGCTGGAAGCCGAGTATTTTGTGCCTTTTTTAGCGCATGCCACCATGGAGCCCCCGGCGGCGATCGTGAATGCCAATACCAGACCGGTAAAAGTCTGGGCGCCGACCCAGTCTCCCAATGAAACCCGGCAGTTTGTCGCCGAAACCCTGGGGCTTAAAAAGACTGAGGTAGAATGCCGGGTAACCCTGCTCGGCGGCAGTTTCGGGCGTAAGTCTAAGATAGACTTTGTCTGTGAAGCCGCTTACCTTTCCCGGGCTTTAGGCAAACCTGTGAGGGTGCAATGGACCCGGGAAGACGATATACAGCACGGTTATTACCACGCCGCCAGTGCCCAGCTGCTACGCGGGGTATTAGATGCCAACGGCAAGGTCACCGCCTGGTACCAGAATGTAGTATCCCCTTCGCTGATGGCATTGTTTAACCCGGCGCAAAAAGGCATGTCTGAACTGGAGGCCGGCTTGGGCTTAACGGACTTGCCTTTTAGCGGCGTGCCTAACATCAAGCTGCAAACCGGGGAGATCGAAACCCCGATCCGGGTCGGCTGGTACCGCTCGGTAAACAACATCCAGCATGCCTTTGCCATTAATTCTTTTGTTGATGAACTCGCCCATGAAAGCAAAAGAAGCACTTTAGCACTGCTGCTTGAGCTGATAGGCAACAGCAGCCATATGGTGCTGGATGAAAAAGAGGGGGTGAAAAAGCATTGGAATTACGGCGACAGCGTTGAAGACTGGCCGATCATGCCAAACCGCCTCGCCAATGTGCTTCAACGGGTGGCGGATAAGTCCGGCTATGGCCAGACGATGAAACCGGGCACCGGCATAGGTTTGGCGTGCCACCGTTCTTTTCACAGCTATGTTGCGGTGGCGGTGCAGGCTAAAGTCGATAAAGCGGGCTTAACCATTCCCAGGGTGGATATTGCCATAGACTGCGGCCGTTATGTCAACGGCGAAGGGGTGAAAAAGCAAATGGAGGGGGCGGTCGTCTACGGGCACACTATCGCCCGGCACGGCAAGATCACCACGGCACACGGTGCGGTTGAGCAGCATAACTTTTATGATTATGGCCTGGCCCGGATGAGCGATACCCCGCTAAATGTGCATGTGCACCTGGTGGAAGACTTTGTTCACTTAAAGCCCTGCGGGGTGGGGGAGCCGGGAGTGCCGCCTTATGCCCCGGCCCTGGCAAATGCGATATTTGCGGCAACCGGGGTCAGGCACAGGAGTTTGCCGATTAGTCTTTGA
- a CDS encoding (2Fe-2S)-binding protein produces the protein MISFKVNGQSKTFSGDASMPILWYLRDELGLPGTKFGCGMSLCGACTVHINGKAIRSCVTPVSSAANKEITTIEGLDSKGNHPVQKAWREHNVPQCGFCQSGQIMQAASLLKENASPSDQEIIDSMQGNICRCGTYQRIHAAVKTAAHNLSAASGETGINAAAKNREV, from the coding sequence ATGATTTCATTTAAGGTTAACGGTCAGTCAAAAACATTTTCAGGCGATGCGAGCATGCCCATTTTATGGTATCTGCGGGATGAACTGGGATTACCCGGCACCAAGTTTGGCTGCGGCATGTCTCTGTGCGGCGCCTGTACCGTGCATATCAACGGCAAAGCCATCCGCTCTTGCGTAACCCCTGTTTCCAGCGCTGCAAATAAAGAAATTACCACTATCGAAGGCCTGGACAGCAAAGGCAATCATCCGGTGCAAAAAGCCTGGCGTGAGCATAATGTTCCCCAGTGCGGCTTCTGCCAGTCGGGACAGATCATGCAGGCGGCTTCATTGCTTAAAGAGAATGCTTCGCCCTCAGATCAGGAAATCATAGACAGTATGCAGGGTAATATCTGCCGTTGCGGCACCTATCAGAGGATCCATGCCGCAGTTAAAACTGCCGCACACAACCTGAGTGCTGCAAGCGGTGAAACCGGCATTAATGCCGCTGCGAAAAACAGGGAGGTTTAA
- a CDS encoding GNAT family N-acetyltransferase, translated as MEFSCRILRAEDSHNYREVRLESLKLEPKWFGSCYERELKMPKLYFQQVIENNNPNAIMLGAFYDDILVGLCGLISSAQGSVEIIQMYVVKNYRGNGVALKLLSLAKQSLERLNSKSLVLSVFSDNQKALKTYEKAGFTVSYRKNNLVYMIFTQ; from the coding sequence ATGGAATTCAGTTGCAGGATTTTAAGGGCGGAAGACAGCCATAATTACCGGGAAGTGCGTTTGGAAAGCTTAAAGCTTGAACCTAAATGGTTTGGCTCCTGTTATGAACGGGAACTGAAAATGCCTAAGCTGTATTTTCAGCAAGTTATCGAAAACAATAACCCAAACGCTATCATGTTAGGGGCTTTTTATGACGACATTCTTGTTGGTTTATGTGGCTTAATTTCTTCGGCTCAGGGTAGCGTGGAAATTATTCAGATGTATGTGGTAAAAAATTATCGTGGCAACGGGGTGGCATTAAAGTTATTGTCGCTGGCTAAGCAATCCCTTGAACGTTTAAACAGTAAGTCTTTGGTACTAAGTGTTTTTTCAGATAATCAAAAGGCTTTGAAAACCTATGAAAAGGCGGGGTTTACCGTCAGTTACCGGAAAAATAATCTGGTATATATGATATTCACTCAATAA
- a CDS encoding glycosyl hydrolase family 18 protein — translation MSRLVTYFNNGSLELINAANLPYTNINLAFLLPNADNPLELELAGAIAATTTTLTETTKQAVSAIQAEGKKVLLSFGGGTVSSDTYHQLAGNETELAENIAAFVTKNNLNGVDIDYEDTGAFTGSSGYSGVDFLVNLTRALREVLPAPQYLITHAPQPPYLESGSGMDGYIQVMAEAGCDIDWLNVQFYNNHPWSANPPQIVSSYEKYAQLPGLSAEKLLIGLPVTEHDAGSGYMPVDEIISEVIEPVQADGTLGGMMNWQFSSDKGGAWAEQIGAAIDL, via the coding sequence ATGTCACGTTTAGTCACTTACTTTAACAATGGCAGCCTTGAACTTATCAATGCCGCCAACCTGCCTTATACCAATATCAATCTGGCCTTTTTACTGCCCAATGCCGACAACCCGCTCGAACTTGAACTGGCGGGAGCAATAGCGGCCACCACAACCACATTGACAGAAACAACCAAACAGGCGGTCTCGGCCATTCAGGCAGAAGGGAAAAAGGTATTGTTATCCTTTGGCGGCGGTACGGTATCCTCTGACACCTATCACCAACTGGCGGGCAATGAAACCGAACTGGCAGAAAACATTGCCGCTTTCGTAACGAAAAACAACTTAAACGGCGTGGATATCGACTATGAAGATACCGGCGCTTTTACCGGCAGTTCCGGTTACAGCGGTGTTGATTTTCTGGTGAACCTAACCCGGGCGCTGCGTGAAGTTTTACCCGCTCCCCAATACCTGATCACCCACGCGCCGCAGCCGCCCTACCTGGAGTCCGGCAGCGGCATGGACGGCTACATACAAGTTATGGCCGAAGCAGGCTGCGATATAGATTGGCTGAATGTTCAGTTTTACAATAACCATCCCTGGAGCGCCAACCCGCCGCAAATTGTCAGCTCCTATGAAAAATATGCGCAGCTGCCGGGACTCAGTGCGGAAAAATTGCTGATAGGTTTACCCGTGACCGAACACGATGCCGGCAGCGGTTACATGCCGGTTGACGAGATTATCTCTGAGGTTATCGAACCGGTTCAGGCAGACGGTACTTTAGGCGGTATGATGAACTGGCAGTTTTCCAGCGATAAGGGCGGCGCCTGGGCCGAGCAAATTGGCGCCGCGATAGACTTATAA
- a CDS encoding PaaI family thioesterase, with protein MATKAELEHFFQTDFPQADFTIESIGEKSATIRKKIAPGHLRPGGTVSGPVLMELADAALYVTILSEIGLVAMAVTTNLNINFLRKPSADKDIIAKCTLIKLGKSLAIGEVSIYSGDLPEPVAHAVGTYSIPPARA; from the coding sequence ATGGCAACAAAAGCAGAGCTGGAGCACTTTTTTCAAACGGATTTTCCACAGGCGGATTTTACGATTGAGAGCATAGGGGAAAAGTCGGCCACTATCAGGAAAAAGATTGCCCCCGGGCACTTAAGGCCGGGCGGTACGGTATCCGGACCTGTGCTGATGGAACTGGCGGATGCCGCCTTATATGTAACCATTTTAAGTGAGATTGGTCTGGTGGCCATGGCCGTGACCACCAATTTGAACATCAACTTTTTGCGTAAACCCTCAGCTGACAAGGATATTATCGCCAAATGCACCTTAATCAAGCTGGGTAAGTCACTGGCGATAGGGGAAGTGTCCATTTACTCCGGAGATCTTCCCGAGCCGGTTGCCCATGCCGTCGGTACCTATTCAATACCTCCGGCCAGAGCCTGA